Proteins from one Syngnathus scovelli strain Florida chromosome 17, RoL_Ssco_1.2, whole genome shotgun sequence genomic window:
- the LOC125984524 gene encoding chloride channel protein 2 isoform X2, producing MYGRYTQELGAYAKAEAARLRDGGVRNGEGLRRNASVRSRAVDLHEYQKEPCAKCQSCASSCQKFLISRLGEDWIFLILLGLLMALVSWVMDYAIAFCQEAQKWMYGGLDNNLLLQYIAWVSYPVVLITFSAGFTQILAPQAVGSGIPEMKTILRGVVLKEYLTFKTFVAKVIGLTCALGSGMPLGKEGPFVHVASLCAVLLSKFMAALFGGIYMEEPFEGSKNELRNTEMLSAACAVGVGCCFAAPIGGVLFSIEVTSTFFAVRNYWRGFFAATFSAFIFRVLAVWNQEEETITALFKTRFRLDFPFDLQELPAFAVLGIACGFGGALFVYLNRLIVECMRKQKTINKLLLRNPSLPVRRLAYPALVTLLVSTLTFPPGLGQFMAGQLTQHESLVALFDNRTWCRQGVAEEFDYISHHHAWKHPQVNVFVTLVLFIVMKFWMSAVATTMPVPCGAFMPVFLIGAAFGRLVGEIMAAMFPDGIHEDGSVYPIVPGGYAVVGAAALSGAVTHTVSTAVIVFELTGQISHILPVMIAVILANAVAQALQPSLYDSIIRIKKLPYLPELGMGHHEKYNIRVEDIMVRDVRFITLTSSYRELQEVLLTGQLKTLALVESRDSMILLGSIEKLQLQSLLSLQLSRQRRLTHLRQLLSRDSDPNDNLTSLTSLTSDSAPTSPRNNNAHQGVHFLISTEESSSFGSAVSNLRRPLKSALKSTAAVSDADPPDGFQMLSYAEQGEERRESPCGASPCERRKPKRVRISMMDSTEVDDCMSPTEITEWEEQQLDQPLDFKNSKIDPAPFQLVEHTSLHKTHTIFSLLGLDHAYVTSMGRLVGVVSLKELRKAIEGSVTVAGVKVRPPLASFRDSGNTSSISEVTELHKLCMRHRGLSLPREPRPPDQAEVRPDVAYHDMPVEVSDQTEPGEPTLRESPSFTEDQSDFTFDCSPAHTEESELVCEFEPPPGQIPEPEQETPGSWSPPLSGDQSEPEARPIADE from the exons ATGTATGGGCGGTACACGCAGGAGCTGGGTGCCTACGCTAAGGCGGAAGCGGCCCGCCTGCGCGATGGCGGCGTGCGCAACGGCGAAGGGCTGCGGCGGAACGCCAGCGTCCGAAGTCGTGCGGTGGATCTGCACGAGTACCAGAAAGAACCGTGCGCCAAGTGCCAGT CATGCGCCTCCAGCTGTCAGAAGTTTCTGATCTCGCGGCTGGGTGAGGACTGGATCTTCCTCATCCTACTGGGGCTGCTCATGGCGCTGGTCAGTTGGGTGATGGACTACGCCATCGCCTTCTGCCAAGAAG cacaGAAGTGGATGTACGGCGGCCTGGACAATAATCTGCTGCTGCAGTACATCGCCTGGGTCAGCTACCCCGTGGTGCTCATCACGTTCTCGGCAGGATTCACGCAGATCCTGGCCCCGCAGGCCGTGG GCTCGGGCATTCCAGAGATGAAGACCATCCTGAGAGGGGTGGTCCTCAAGGAGTACTTGACTTTTAAGACGTTTGTGGCCAAGGTCATCGGGCTCACCTGCGCCCTGGGCAGCGGGATGCCTCTGGGGAAGGAG GGACCTTTTGTACACGTGGCCAGCCTGTGCGCCGTCCTTCTCAGCAAATTCATGGCCGCTCTTTTTGGCGGAATCTACATG GAAGAGCCCTTCGAGGGAAGTAAG AATGAGTTGAGGAACACCGAAATGCTGTCGGCCGCTTGCGCGGTGGGCGTTGGTTGCTGCTTTGCTGCGCCTATCGGAG GGGTGTTGTTCAGCATCGAGGTCACGTCAACGTTCTTTGCTGTGAGGAACTACTGGAGGGGCTTCTTCGCTGCTACCTTCAGCGCCTTCATCTTCCGAGTGCTGGCGGTATGGAACCAGGAGGAAG AGACCATCACAGCTCTTTTTAAGACTCGCTTCCGTCTGGATTTCCCCTTTGACCTTCAGGAGCTGCCGGCCTTCGCCGTTCTCGG GATCGCCTGCGGTTTCGGCGGCGCCCTGTTTGTCTACCTGAATCGGCTCATCGTGGAGTGCATGAGGAAGCAGAAGACCATAAACAAGCTCTTGCTGAGGAA TCCGTCTCTTCCTGTCAGGCGTTTGGCGTATCCGGCGCTTGTCACCCTGCTGGTGTCCACGCTCACGTTCCCTCCGGGCCTCGGGCAGTTCATGGCGGGCCAG CTGACGCAGCACGAGTCGTTGGTGGCGTTGTTTGACAACCGCACGTGGTGCCGCCAGGGTGTGGCTGAGGAGTTTGACTACATCAGCCACCACCACGCCTGGAAGCACCCGCAGGTCAACGTCTTCGTCACGCTCGTCCTCTTCATCGTCATGAAG TTTTGGATGTCCGCCGTGGCAACCACCATGCCCGTTCCGTGCGGGGCCTTCATGCCGGTTTTCCTCATCG GTGCGGCATTTGGCAGACTGGTTGGAGAGATCATGGCTGCCATGTTTCCTGATGGTATCCATGAGGACGGCAGCGTCTATCCCATAGTTCCCGGCGGTTACGCTGTCGTGG GTGCTGCGGCGCTTTCCGGGGCCGTCACCCACACCGTGTCCACCGCCGTTATCGTCTTCGAGCTGACCGGCCAGATCTCGCACATCCTGCCCGTGATGATCGCCGTGATCTTGGCCAACGCCGTGGCCCAGGCGCTCCAGCCGTCGCTGTACGACTCCATCATCCGCATCAAGAAGTTGCCCTATCTTCCCGAGTTGGGCATGGGCCATCACGA GAAGTATAATATCCGCGTGGAagacatcatggtgcgggacgtGCGCTTCATCACGCTCACCTCGTCTTATCGGGAGCTGCAGGAGGTGCTGCTGACCGGTCAGCTCAAGACGCTGGCCTTGGTTGAATCTCGAG ACTCTATGATCCTCCTGGGCTCCATCGAGAAGCTTCAGCTGCAGTCTCTGCTCTCGCTGCAGCTGAGTCGCCAGCGTCGGCTGACTCACCTGCGCCAGCTGCTGTCCCGGGACAGCGACCCCAACGACAACCTGACCAGCCTCACCAGCCTGACTAGCGACAGCGCCCCCACATCCCCGCGCAACAACAACGCTCATCAAGGGGTTCACTTCTTG ATCTCCACAGAGGAGTCGTCCTCCTTCGGCTCGGCCGTCTCCAACCTTCGCCGTCCTCTCAAGTCGGCCCTCAAGAGCACGGCGGCCGTCAGCGACGCCGACCCGCCTGACG GTTTTCAGATGCTGTCCTATGCCGAGCAAGGCGAAGAGAGGCGAGAG AGTCCGTGTGGGGCGTCCCCGTGCGAAAGGAGGAAGCCCAAACGCGTGAGGATCTCTATGATG GACTCGACTGAAGTAGACGATTGTATGAGCCCAACTGAG ATCACCGAGTGGGAAGAACAGCAACTGGACCAGCCGCTGGATTTTAAGAACTCCAAGATTGATCCGGCTCCATTCCAGCTAGTGGAGCACACCTCGCTTCATAAG ACCCACACCATTTTCTCCCTTCTGGGTCTGGATCACGCCTACGTGACCAGCATGGGCCGTCTGGTCGGTGTCGTCTCGCTCAAAGAG CTACGTAAGGCTATCGAGGGCTCAGTGACGGTGGCAGGGGTGAAAGTGCGCCCCCCACTGGCCAGTTTCCGTGACAGCGGCAACACCAGCAGCATCTCCGAGGTCACAGAGCTCCACAAACTGTGCATGCGCCACCGGGGACTCTCGTTGCCGCGGGAACCCAGACCGCCGGACCAGGCGGAGGTCCGGCCAGACGTGGCGTACCACGATATGCCCGTCGAAGTGTCAGACCAGACCGAGCCGGGCGAGCCAACGCTCCGGGAGAGCCCCTCGTTCACCGAGGACCAATCGGACTTTACCTTTGACTGCAGCCCCGCCCACACAGAGGAGTCCGAGCTGGTTTGTGAATTTGAACCACCGCCGGGCCAAATTCCTGAGCCAGAACAAGAGACGCCAGGAAGCTGGAGCCCCCCTCTGAGTGGGGACCAATCAGAACCAGAGGCAAGACCAATCGCTGACGAGTGA
- the LOC125984524 gene encoding chloride channel protein 2 isoform X4: protein MYGRYTQELGAYAKAEAARLRDGGVRNGEGLRRNASVRSRAVDLHEYQKEPCAKCQSCASSCQKFLISRLGEDWIFLILLGLLMALVSWVMDYAIAFCQEAQKWMYGGLDNNLLLQYIAWVSYPVVLITFSAGFTQILAPQAVGSGIPEMKTILRGVVLKEYLTFKTFVAKVIGLTCALGSGMPLGKEGPFVHVASLCAVLLSKFMAALFGGIYMEEPFEGSKNELRNTEMLSAACAVGVGCCFAAPIGGVLFSIEVTSTFFAVRNYWRGFFAATFSAFIFRVLAVWNQEEETITALFKTRFRLDFPFDLQELPAFAVLGIACGFGGALFVYLNRLIVECMRKQKTINKLLLRKRLAYPALVTLLVSTLTFPPGLGQFMAGQLTQHESLVALFDNRTWCRQGVAEEFDYISHHHAWKHPQVNVFVTLVLFIVMKFWMSAVATTMPVPCGAFMPVFLIGAAFGRLVGEIMAAMFPDGIHEDGSVYPIVPGGYAVVGAAALSGAVTHTVSTAVIVFELTGQISHILPVMIAVILANAVAQALQPSLYDSIIRIKKLPYLPELGMGHHEKYNIRVEDIMVRDVRFITLTSSYRELQEVLLTGQLKTLALVESRDSMILLGSIEKLQLQSLLSLQLSRQRRLTHLRQLLSRDSDPNDNLTSLTSLTSDSAPTSPRNNNAHQGVHFLISTEESSSFGSAVSNLRRPLKSALKSTAAVSDADPPDGFQMLSYAEQGEERRESPCGASPCERRKPKRVRISMMDSTEVDDCMSPTEITEWEEQQLDQPLDFKNSKIDPAPFQLVEHTSLHKTHTIFSLLGLDHAYVTSMGRLVGVVSLKELRKAIEGSVTVAGVKVRPPLASFRDSGNTSSISEVTELHKLCMRHRGLSLPREPRPPDQAEVRPDVAYHDMPVEVSDQTEPGEPTLRESPSFTEDQSDFTFDCSPAHTEESELVCEFEPPPGQIPEPEQETPGSWSPPLSGDQSEPEARPIADE from the exons ATGTATGGGCGGTACACGCAGGAGCTGGGTGCCTACGCTAAGGCGGAAGCGGCCCGCCTGCGCGATGGCGGCGTGCGCAACGGCGAAGGGCTGCGGCGGAACGCCAGCGTCCGAAGTCGTGCGGTGGATCTGCACGAGTACCAGAAAGAACCGTGCGCCAAGTGCCAGT CATGCGCCTCCAGCTGTCAGAAGTTTCTGATCTCGCGGCTGGGTGAGGACTGGATCTTCCTCATCCTACTGGGGCTGCTCATGGCGCTGGTCAGTTGGGTGATGGACTACGCCATCGCCTTCTGCCAAGAAG cacaGAAGTGGATGTACGGCGGCCTGGACAATAATCTGCTGCTGCAGTACATCGCCTGGGTCAGCTACCCCGTGGTGCTCATCACGTTCTCGGCAGGATTCACGCAGATCCTGGCCCCGCAGGCCGTGG GCTCGGGCATTCCAGAGATGAAGACCATCCTGAGAGGGGTGGTCCTCAAGGAGTACTTGACTTTTAAGACGTTTGTGGCCAAGGTCATCGGGCTCACCTGCGCCCTGGGCAGCGGGATGCCTCTGGGGAAGGAG GGACCTTTTGTACACGTGGCCAGCCTGTGCGCCGTCCTTCTCAGCAAATTCATGGCCGCTCTTTTTGGCGGAATCTACATG GAAGAGCCCTTCGAGGGAAGTAAG AATGAGTTGAGGAACACCGAAATGCTGTCGGCCGCTTGCGCGGTGGGCGTTGGTTGCTGCTTTGCTGCGCCTATCGGAG GGGTGTTGTTCAGCATCGAGGTCACGTCAACGTTCTTTGCTGTGAGGAACTACTGGAGGGGCTTCTTCGCTGCTACCTTCAGCGCCTTCATCTTCCGAGTGCTGGCGGTATGGAACCAGGAGGAAG AGACCATCACAGCTCTTTTTAAGACTCGCTTCCGTCTGGATTTCCCCTTTGACCTTCAGGAGCTGCCGGCCTTCGCCGTTCTCGG GATCGCCTGCGGTTTCGGCGGCGCCCTGTTTGTCTACCTGAATCGGCTCATCGTGGAGTGCATGAGGAAGCAGAAGACCATAAACAAGCTCTTGCTGAGGAA GCGTTTGGCGTATCCGGCGCTTGTCACCCTGCTGGTGTCCACGCTCACGTTCCCTCCGGGCCTCGGGCAGTTCATGGCGGGCCAG CTGACGCAGCACGAGTCGTTGGTGGCGTTGTTTGACAACCGCACGTGGTGCCGCCAGGGTGTGGCTGAGGAGTTTGACTACATCAGCCACCACCACGCCTGGAAGCACCCGCAGGTCAACGTCTTCGTCACGCTCGTCCTCTTCATCGTCATGAAG TTTTGGATGTCCGCCGTGGCAACCACCATGCCCGTTCCGTGCGGGGCCTTCATGCCGGTTTTCCTCATCG GTGCGGCATTTGGCAGACTGGTTGGAGAGATCATGGCTGCCATGTTTCCTGATGGTATCCATGAGGACGGCAGCGTCTATCCCATAGTTCCCGGCGGTTACGCTGTCGTGG GTGCTGCGGCGCTTTCCGGGGCCGTCACCCACACCGTGTCCACCGCCGTTATCGTCTTCGAGCTGACCGGCCAGATCTCGCACATCCTGCCCGTGATGATCGCCGTGATCTTGGCCAACGCCGTGGCCCAGGCGCTCCAGCCGTCGCTGTACGACTCCATCATCCGCATCAAGAAGTTGCCCTATCTTCCCGAGTTGGGCATGGGCCATCACGA GAAGTATAATATCCGCGTGGAagacatcatggtgcgggacgtGCGCTTCATCACGCTCACCTCGTCTTATCGGGAGCTGCAGGAGGTGCTGCTGACCGGTCAGCTCAAGACGCTGGCCTTGGTTGAATCTCGAG ACTCTATGATCCTCCTGGGCTCCATCGAGAAGCTTCAGCTGCAGTCTCTGCTCTCGCTGCAGCTGAGTCGCCAGCGTCGGCTGACTCACCTGCGCCAGCTGCTGTCCCGGGACAGCGACCCCAACGACAACCTGACCAGCCTCACCAGCCTGACTAGCGACAGCGCCCCCACATCCCCGCGCAACAACAACGCTCATCAAGGGGTTCACTTCTTG ATCTCCACAGAGGAGTCGTCCTCCTTCGGCTCGGCCGTCTCCAACCTTCGCCGTCCTCTCAAGTCGGCCCTCAAGAGCACGGCGGCCGTCAGCGACGCCGACCCGCCTGACG GTTTTCAGATGCTGTCCTATGCCGAGCAAGGCGAAGAGAGGCGAGAG AGTCCGTGTGGGGCGTCCCCGTGCGAAAGGAGGAAGCCCAAACGCGTGAGGATCTCTATGATG GACTCGACTGAAGTAGACGATTGTATGAGCCCAACTGAG ATCACCGAGTGGGAAGAACAGCAACTGGACCAGCCGCTGGATTTTAAGAACTCCAAGATTGATCCGGCTCCATTCCAGCTAGTGGAGCACACCTCGCTTCATAAG ACCCACACCATTTTCTCCCTTCTGGGTCTGGATCACGCCTACGTGACCAGCATGGGCCGTCTGGTCGGTGTCGTCTCGCTCAAAGAG CTACGTAAGGCTATCGAGGGCTCAGTGACGGTGGCAGGGGTGAAAGTGCGCCCCCCACTGGCCAGTTTCCGTGACAGCGGCAACACCAGCAGCATCTCCGAGGTCACAGAGCTCCACAAACTGTGCATGCGCCACCGGGGACTCTCGTTGCCGCGGGAACCCAGACCGCCGGACCAGGCGGAGGTCCGGCCAGACGTGGCGTACCACGATATGCCCGTCGAAGTGTCAGACCAGACCGAGCCGGGCGAGCCAACGCTCCGGGAGAGCCCCTCGTTCACCGAGGACCAATCGGACTTTACCTTTGACTGCAGCCCCGCCCACACAGAGGAGTCCGAGCTGGTTTGTGAATTTGAACCACCGCCGGGCCAAATTCCTGAGCCAGAACAAGAGACGCCAGGAAGCTGGAGCCCCCCTCTGAGTGGGGACCAATCAGAACCAGAGGCAAGACCAATCGCTGACGAGTGA
- the LOC125984524 gene encoding chloride channel protein 2 isoform X3, which translates to MYGRYTQELGAYAKAEAARLRDGGVRNGEGLRRNASVRSRAVDLHEYQKEPCAKCQSCASSCQKFLISRLGEDWIFLILLGLLMALVSWVMDYAIAFCQEAQKWMYGGLDNNLLLQYIAWVSYPVVLITFSAGFTQILAPQAVGSGIPEMKTILRGVVLKEYLTFKTFVAKVIGLTCALGSGMPLGKEGPFVHVASLCAVLLSKFMAALFGGIYMEEPFEGSKNELRNTEMLSAACAVGVGCCFAAPIGGVLFSIEVTSTFFAVRNYWRGFFAATFSAFIFRVLAVWNQEEETITALFKTRFRLDFPFDLQELPAFAVLGIACGFGGALFVYLNRLIVECMRKQKTINKLLLRKRLAYPALVTLLVSTLTFPPGLGQFMAGQLTQHESLVALFDNRTWCRQGVAEEFDYISHHHAWKHPQVNVFVTLVLFIVMKFWMSAVATTMPVPCGAFMPVFLIGAAFGRLVGEIMAAMFPDGIHEDGSVYPIVPGGYAVVGAAALSGAVTHTVSTAVIVFELTGQISHILPVMIAVILANAVAQALQPSLYDSIIRIKKLPYLPELGMGHHEKYNIRVEDIMVRDVRFITLTSSYRELQEVLLTGQLKTLALVESRDSMILLGSIEKLQLQSLLSLQLSRQRRLTHLRQLLSRDSDPNDNLTSLTSLTSDSAPTSPRNNNAHQGVHFLVSAQEISTEESSSFGSAVSNLRRPLKSALKSTAAVSDADPPDGFQMLSYAEQGEERRESPCGASPCERRKPKRVRISMMDSTEVDDCMSPTEITEWEEQQLDQPLDFKNSKIDPAPFQLVEHTSLHKTHTIFSLLGLDHAYVTSMGRLVGVVSLKELRKAIEGSVTVAGVKVRPPLASFRDSGNTSSISEVTELHKLCMRHRGLSLPREPRPPDQAEVRPDVAYHDMPVEVSDQTEPGEPTLRESPSFTEDQSDFTFDCSPAHTEESELVCEFEPPPGQIPEPEQETPGSWSPPLSGDQSEPEARPIADE; encoded by the exons ATGTATGGGCGGTACACGCAGGAGCTGGGTGCCTACGCTAAGGCGGAAGCGGCCCGCCTGCGCGATGGCGGCGTGCGCAACGGCGAAGGGCTGCGGCGGAACGCCAGCGTCCGAAGTCGTGCGGTGGATCTGCACGAGTACCAGAAAGAACCGTGCGCCAAGTGCCAGT CATGCGCCTCCAGCTGTCAGAAGTTTCTGATCTCGCGGCTGGGTGAGGACTGGATCTTCCTCATCCTACTGGGGCTGCTCATGGCGCTGGTCAGTTGGGTGATGGACTACGCCATCGCCTTCTGCCAAGAAG cacaGAAGTGGATGTACGGCGGCCTGGACAATAATCTGCTGCTGCAGTACATCGCCTGGGTCAGCTACCCCGTGGTGCTCATCACGTTCTCGGCAGGATTCACGCAGATCCTGGCCCCGCAGGCCGTGG GCTCGGGCATTCCAGAGATGAAGACCATCCTGAGAGGGGTGGTCCTCAAGGAGTACTTGACTTTTAAGACGTTTGTGGCCAAGGTCATCGGGCTCACCTGCGCCCTGGGCAGCGGGATGCCTCTGGGGAAGGAG GGACCTTTTGTACACGTGGCCAGCCTGTGCGCCGTCCTTCTCAGCAAATTCATGGCCGCTCTTTTTGGCGGAATCTACATG GAAGAGCCCTTCGAGGGAAGTAAG AATGAGTTGAGGAACACCGAAATGCTGTCGGCCGCTTGCGCGGTGGGCGTTGGTTGCTGCTTTGCTGCGCCTATCGGAG GGGTGTTGTTCAGCATCGAGGTCACGTCAACGTTCTTTGCTGTGAGGAACTACTGGAGGGGCTTCTTCGCTGCTACCTTCAGCGCCTTCATCTTCCGAGTGCTGGCGGTATGGAACCAGGAGGAAG AGACCATCACAGCTCTTTTTAAGACTCGCTTCCGTCTGGATTTCCCCTTTGACCTTCAGGAGCTGCCGGCCTTCGCCGTTCTCGG GATCGCCTGCGGTTTCGGCGGCGCCCTGTTTGTCTACCTGAATCGGCTCATCGTGGAGTGCATGAGGAAGCAGAAGACCATAAACAAGCTCTTGCTGAGGAA GCGTTTGGCGTATCCGGCGCTTGTCACCCTGCTGGTGTCCACGCTCACGTTCCCTCCGGGCCTCGGGCAGTTCATGGCGGGCCAG CTGACGCAGCACGAGTCGTTGGTGGCGTTGTTTGACAACCGCACGTGGTGCCGCCAGGGTGTGGCTGAGGAGTTTGACTACATCAGCCACCACCACGCCTGGAAGCACCCGCAGGTCAACGTCTTCGTCACGCTCGTCCTCTTCATCGTCATGAAG TTTTGGATGTCCGCCGTGGCAACCACCATGCCCGTTCCGTGCGGGGCCTTCATGCCGGTTTTCCTCATCG GTGCGGCATTTGGCAGACTGGTTGGAGAGATCATGGCTGCCATGTTTCCTGATGGTATCCATGAGGACGGCAGCGTCTATCCCATAGTTCCCGGCGGTTACGCTGTCGTGG GTGCTGCGGCGCTTTCCGGGGCCGTCACCCACACCGTGTCCACCGCCGTTATCGTCTTCGAGCTGACCGGCCAGATCTCGCACATCCTGCCCGTGATGATCGCCGTGATCTTGGCCAACGCCGTGGCCCAGGCGCTCCAGCCGTCGCTGTACGACTCCATCATCCGCATCAAGAAGTTGCCCTATCTTCCCGAGTTGGGCATGGGCCATCACGA GAAGTATAATATCCGCGTGGAagacatcatggtgcgggacgtGCGCTTCATCACGCTCACCTCGTCTTATCGGGAGCTGCAGGAGGTGCTGCTGACCGGTCAGCTCAAGACGCTGGCCTTGGTTGAATCTCGAG ACTCTATGATCCTCCTGGGCTCCATCGAGAAGCTTCAGCTGCAGTCTCTGCTCTCGCTGCAGCTGAGTCGCCAGCGTCGGCTGACTCACCTGCGCCAGCTGCTGTCCCGGGACAGCGACCCCAACGACAACCTGACCAGCCTCACCAGCCTGACTAGCGACAGCGCCCCCACATCCCCGCGCAACAACAACGCTCATCAAGGGGTTCACTTCTTGGTGAGCGCCCAAGAG ATCTCCACAGAGGAGTCGTCCTCCTTCGGCTCGGCCGTCTCCAACCTTCGCCGTCCTCTCAAGTCGGCCCTCAAGAGCACGGCGGCCGTCAGCGACGCCGACCCGCCTGACG GTTTTCAGATGCTGTCCTATGCCGAGCAAGGCGAAGAGAGGCGAGAG AGTCCGTGTGGGGCGTCCCCGTGCGAAAGGAGGAAGCCCAAACGCGTGAGGATCTCTATGATG GACTCGACTGAAGTAGACGATTGTATGAGCCCAACTGAG ATCACCGAGTGGGAAGAACAGCAACTGGACCAGCCGCTGGATTTTAAGAACTCCAAGATTGATCCGGCTCCATTCCAGCTAGTGGAGCACACCTCGCTTCATAAG ACCCACACCATTTTCTCCCTTCTGGGTCTGGATCACGCCTACGTGACCAGCATGGGCCGTCTGGTCGGTGTCGTCTCGCTCAAAGAG CTACGTAAGGCTATCGAGGGCTCAGTGACGGTGGCAGGGGTGAAAGTGCGCCCCCCACTGGCCAGTTTCCGTGACAGCGGCAACACCAGCAGCATCTCCGAGGTCACAGAGCTCCACAAACTGTGCATGCGCCACCGGGGACTCTCGTTGCCGCGGGAACCCAGACCGCCGGACCAGGCGGAGGTCCGGCCAGACGTGGCGTACCACGATATGCCCGTCGAAGTGTCAGACCAGACCGAGCCGGGCGAGCCAACGCTCCGGGAGAGCCCCTCGTTCACCGAGGACCAATCGGACTTTACCTTTGACTGCAGCCCCGCCCACACAGAGGAGTCCGAGCTGGTTTGTGAATTTGAACCACCGCCGGGCCAAATTCCTGAGCCAGAACAAGAGACGCCAGGAAGCTGGAGCCCCCCTCTGAGTGGGGACCAATCAGAACCAGAGGCAAGACCAATCGCTGACGAGTGA